A DNA window from Drosophila biarmipes strain raj3 chromosome 2R, RU_DBia_V1.1, whole genome shotgun sequence contains the following coding sequences:
- the LOC108036259 gene encoding protein lethal(2)k10201 translates to MDSKAAESVFLSKEQITKILSETPAGFIRPTDPPSPGLPPFKKLGVLVEIDDIVGDQDKAAKISDKEQSYSCAECRRMLPTAHLLDLHITEQHDFYFAASVDRGDKPMFACFLEECTTKFHSPRQRKDHCIVVHKFPANYRFDQGKDKPKEKRKPKSKPNAMDVDEVPGENRGLPYIKAFSFGHQTHRTFYTRKAQKSGETLENVQSMKDAINDILD, encoded by the coding sequence ATGGATTCGAAGGCTGCGGAATCTGTGTTCTTATCAAAAGAACAAATTACCAAGATATTGAGCGAAACGCCAGCGGGATTTATAAGGCCCACGGACCCACCGTCACCAGGCCTGCCGCCTTTCAAGAAACTAGGAGTTCTGGTGGAAATTGATGACATCGTGGGCGACCAGGACAAGGCGGCGAAAATCAGTGACAAGGAGCAATCCTATAGTTGCGCAGAATGTCGCAGGATGTTGCCCACGGCGCATTTGCTGGATTTGCACATCACCGAACAGCACGATTTCTACTTCGCCGCCAGCGTGGATCGCGGGGACAAGCCCATGTTTGCCTGCTTCCTGGAGGAGTGCACCACCAAGTTCCATTCTCCTCGACAGCGCAAGGATCACTGCATTGTGGTGCACAAGTTTCCGGCCAACTATCGGTTCGATCAGGGCAAGGATAAGCCAAAGGAGAAGCGTAAACCCAAAAGCAAACCCAATGCCATGGATGTGGACGAGGTGCCTGGGGAGAACAGAGGGCTGCCCTACATCAAGGCCTTCAGTTTTGGCCACCAAACGCACAGGACTTTCTACACTCGCAAGGCCCAAAAGTCTGGCGAAACCCTCGAGAATGTCCAATCCATGAAGGACGCCATCAACGATATCCTGGATTAG
- the LOC108036260 gene encoding dolichyl-diphosphooligosaccharide--protein glycosyltransferase subunit 4 codes for MITDVQLAIFSNVLGVFLFLLVVAYHYINANTGKPSAKAK; via the exons ATGATCACCGACGTGCAATTGGCCATTTTCTCCAACGTCCTCGGAGTATTCCTCTTCCTGTTGGTGGTGGCCTATCACTATATCAATGCTAACACCGGAAA GCCCAGTGCTAAGGCAAAATGA